One stretch of Priestia megaterium DNA includes these proteins:
- a CDS encoding L,D-transpeptidase has translation MKKVAVFFVGLVFLLAGMGLTGNASAASNQLIIINKSTNTLAFYDRGKLVRTFKVATGRQMSYTPEGTFSIVNKIKNRPYYKDNIRGGDPRNPLGDRWLGLNARGTYGTTYAIHGNNNPSSIGTYASSGCIRMYDEEVRWLFDRVQTGTKVVIGQFHSQSFDSIAVKNKYKVSSAPVAQNLCKTKKLSKGQIGFVTIQSPMVLLKEEKGKWIKIRTLNRGERYNVYKIDGIKVSLGPGFIENYPNKKTSIKLDICK, from the coding sequence ATGAAAAAGGTGGCTGTTTTTTTTGTTGGGCTTGTTTTTTTACTCGCGGGGATGGGTCTGACAGGCAATGCTTCTGCGGCGTCAAATCAACTTATTATTATTAACAAATCTACTAACACCCTTGCTTTTTATGATAGAGGAAAATTAGTAAGGACGTTCAAAGTTGCGACGGGGAGGCAGATGAGTTATACACCAGAGGGTACCTTTAGCATTGTGAATAAAATTAAAAACCGGCCTTATTATAAAGACAACATTCGGGGAGGAGATCCTAGGAATCCACTAGGTGATCGCTGGCTAGGATTAAATGCGCGCGGAACATATGGAACGACGTATGCTATTCATGGAAATAATAATCCAAGTTCTATCGGGACTTACGCAAGTTCTGGGTGCATTCGTATGTATGATGAAGAGGTACGCTGGCTGTTTGACCGCGTTCAAACCGGTACAAAAGTGGTTATTGGTCAATTCCATTCTCAAAGTTTTGATTCAATCGCTGTTAAAAACAAATACAAAGTAAGCAGTGCTCCAGTCGCCCAGAATCTTTGTAAAACGAAAAAGCTCTCAAAAGGCCAAATTGGTTTTGTAACGATTCAATCACCGATGGTTTTGTTAAAGGAAGAAAAAGGAAAATGGATAAAGATTCGTACGTTAAATCGCGGTGAACGCTATAATGTATATAAAATAGATGGCATTAAAGTCTCTTTAGGACCAGGATTTATTGAAAATTATCCTAATAAAAAAACATCCATAAAATTAGATATTTGCAAATAG
- a CDS encoding glycerol-3-phosphate dehydrogenase/oxidase, with product MFSSQTRSNKLVDMTQNQYDLLVIGGGITGSGIALDATHRGMKTALVEMQDFAAGTSSRSTKLVHGGLRYLKQFEVKMVAEVGKERAIVYENGPHVTTPEWMLLPFHTGGTFGKFSTSIGLRVYDFLAGVKRSERRKMFSAEETLSREPLVKSKDLKGGGYYVEYKTDDARLTIEVAKEAAARGADLVNYTKVENFIYDKGKVVGAVVRDQLTNKEYNIYAKKIVNAAGPWVDTLREKDNSKKGKQLQLTKGIHLVIDQERFPLKQAIYFDTPDGRMVFAIPRDGKTYVGTTDTVYKEDARHPRMTVKDRQYVIDAINYMFPTVDITVDDVESSWAGVRPLIHEQGKDPSEISRKDEIWTSESGLITIAGGKLTGYRKMAEIVVNRVAEDFKAEGREFESCQTKHLPISGGNVGGSGGFPTFVEQKVKEGIKLGLSRDAAEKLVKRYGSNVDKVYRYMIERPDQLKNSDLPASVFLQIQYGIEEEMVSKPVDFFIRRTGALFFDINWVRSWKKQVIAHMAEELKWTPEQTKAYTDELEQHLHDAVVPVDEKVNRMTGIS from the coding sequence ATGTTTTCAAGTCAAACACGTTCGAATAAATTGGTAGACATGACACAAAATCAATATGATTTACTAGTAATTGGTGGGGGAATTACTGGGTCAGGTATTGCACTTGATGCGACTCATCGAGGCATGAAAACGGCATTAGTTGAAATGCAGGATTTCGCAGCAGGAACATCTAGTCGTTCAACGAAGCTTGTTCACGGCGGTCTACGCTATTTAAAACAGTTTGAAGTTAAAATGGTAGCCGAAGTTGGTAAAGAACGTGCCATCGTATATGAAAATGGCCCTCATGTAACGACTCCGGAGTGGATGCTGTTACCTTTCCATACAGGTGGAACATTCGGTAAATTCTCAACTTCAATTGGACTGCGCGTATATGATTTTTTAGCTGGTGTAAAACGCTCAGAGCGCCGCAAAATGTTTAGCGCAGAAGAAACGCTTAGCCGCGAGCCATTGGTGAAATCTAAAGATTTAAAAGGCGGCGGTTACTACGTTGAATATAAAACAGATGATGCACGTTTAACGATTGAAGTAGCTAAGGAAGCTGCCGCAAGAGGAGCAGACTTAGTCAATTACACAAAAGTGGAAAACTTCATCTACGATAAAGGAAAAGTAGTAGGGGCTGTTGTTCGTGATCAGCTTACGAATAAAGAATATAATATCTATGCGAAAAAAATCGTTAACGCTGCAGGTCCATGGGTGGACACGCTGCGTGAAAAAGATAATTCAAAAAAAGGCAAGCAGCTTCAATTAACAAAAGGAATTCACTTAGTTATTGATCAAGAGCGCTTCCCTTTAAAACAAGCCATTTATTTTGATACACCTGATGGACGTATGGTATTTGCGATTCCGCGTGATGGAAAAACATACGTAGGCACAACAGACACGGTCTATAAAGAAGACGCTAGACATCCGCGTATGACTGTAAAAGACCGTCAATATGTTATTGATGCGATTAACTATATGTTCCCAACGGTTGATATTACAGTAGACGACGTAGAATCAAGCTGGGCGGGTGTTCGTCCACTTATTCACGAACAAGGAAAAGATCCTTCTGAAATCTCGCGTAAAGATGAAATCTGGACATCAGAATCAGGTTTAATTACAATCGCTGGAGGGAAATTAACTGGGTACCGTAAAATGGCTGAAATTGTCGTAAATCGCGTAGCTGAAGATTTTAAAGCAGAAGGACGCGAATTTGAAAGCTGTCAAACTAAACATTTACCGATTTCTGGAGGTAATGTAGGAGGTTCAGGTGGGTTCCCAACGTTTGTAGAGCAAAAAGTCAAAGAAGGCATCAAACTAGGGTTATCACGTGACGCTGCTGAAAAGCTTGTAAAACGCTATGGCTCAAACGTAGATAAAGTATACCGCTACATGATTGAACGTCCGGATCAGCTAAAAAACAGCGACCTTCCAGCTAGTGTATTTTTGCAAATTCAATATGGCATAGAAGAAGAAATGGTTTCAAAACCAGTGGACTTCTTCATTCGACGTACGGGCGCTTTATTCTTTGATATCAACTGGGTAAGAAGCTGGAAAAAACAAGTGATTGCTCATATGGCCGAAGAGTTAAAGTGGACGCCTGAGCAAACAAAAGCTTATACGGATGAATTAGAACAGCACCTTCATGACGCAGTTGTACCAGTAGATGAAAAAGTTAACCGTATGACAGGTATTTCATGA
- a CDS encoding YhdB family protein, with the protein MDVIDYDRALYYTHRSQWDNLLILMVRTDDDFLSKKIEHFLHAYNFERNYRIIQEELYSLLRYIDHATEYSEHNPELLEESLY; encoded by the coding sequence ATGGATGTAATTGATTATGATCGAGCTTTATATTACACACACCGTTCACAATGGGATAACTTATTAATTTTAATGGTTCGAACAGACGACGATTTTCTTTCAAAAAAGATTGAACATTTTTTGCACGCCTACAATTTTGAACGAAACTACCGCATCATTCAAGAAGAGCTCTATTCTTTACTACGCTACATTGATCATGCAACGGAATATTCGGAGCACAACCCGGAGCTTCTGGAAGAATCATTGTACTAG
- the glpK gene encoding glycerol kinase GlpK, which produces MEKFILSLDQGTTSSRAMLFNKKGEVVHVAQKEFTQYFPKPGWVEHNASEIWGSILAVIASCLSESGVHADQIEGIGITNQRETAVVWEKTTGKPVYNAIVWQSRQTSGICEELKAKGLNDTFRDKTGLLIDAYFSGTKVKWILDNVEGAREKAENGELLFGTIDTWLIWKLSGGKAHVTDYSNASRTLMFNIYDLKWDDELLDILGVPKSMLPEVKPSSEVYAHTVDYHFFGKNIPIAGAAGDQQAALFGQACYEKGMAKNTYGTGCFMLMNTGEKAVKSDHGLLTTLAWGINGKVEYALEGSIFVAGSAIQWLRDGLRMFKNAAETENYATRVESTDGVYIVPAFVGLGTPYWDSDVRGAMFGLTRGTKKEHFIRATLESLAYQTRDVLSAMEADSGITLKTLRVDGGAVKNNFLMQFQSDVLNVPVERPQVNETTALGAAYLAGLAVGYWKDCDEIAQQWNMEKSFEPNMEEEKREELYSGWKKAVYATMAFK; this is translated from the coding sequence ATGGAAAAATTTATTTTATCTTTAGACCAAGGAACAACAAGCTCACGAGCAATGTTATTTAATAAAAAAGGTGAAGTTGTACATGTAGCTCAAAAAGAGTTTACACAGTACTTTCCAAAACCAGGTTGGGTAGAGCATAATGCAAGTGAAATTTGGGGTTCTATCCTAGCAGTTATCGCATCTTGTTTATCTGAGTCAGGTGTTCATGCGGATCAAATCGAAGGAATTGGGATTACCAATCAGCGTGAAACAGCAGTAGTATGGGAAAAAACAACAGGGAAGCCGGTGTACAATGCAATTGTATGGCAGTCTCGACAAACGTCTGGTATTTGTGAAGAATTAAAAGCAAAAGGGTTAAACGATACGTTCCGCGACAAAACGGGATTATTAATTGATGCATACTTCTCTGGAACAAAAGTGAAGTGGATTTTAGATAACGTAGAAGGTGCACGAGAAAAAGCAGAAAACGGTGAATTGTTATTCGGAACAATTGATACATGGTTAATTTGGAAGCTATCAGGCGGAAAGGCGCATGTAACGGATTACTCAAACGCATCCCGCACGCTTATGTTCAATATCTACGATTTAAAATGGGATGATGAACTGCTAGATATCTTAGGGGTACCGAAATCAATGCTTCCAGAAGTAAAGCCTTCTTCTGAAGTATACGCTCATACAGTAGATTATCATTTCTTTGGTAAAAACATTCCAATTGCTGGAGCAGCAGGGGATCAGCAAGCCGCTTTATTTGGACAAGCTTGCTATGAAAAAGGAATGGCGAAAAACACCTATGGAACAGGCTGCTTTATGCTCATGAATACGGGTGAAAAAGCAGTTAAGTCCGATCACGGCTTGTTAACTACATTAGCATGGGGGATTAACGGCAAAGTAGAATATGCGCTTGAAGGCAGTATTTTTGTAGCAGGATCTGCTATTCAGTGGCTTCGCGACGGTTTAAGAATGTTTAAAAATGCGGCTGAAACTGAAAACTATGCAACGCGAGTAGAGTCTACAGACGGCGTATATATTGTGCCAGCTTTCGTAGGACTTGGAACACCTTATTGGGATAGCGATGTACGGGGAGCGATGTTTGGATTGACTCGTGGTACAAAAAAAGAACACTTTATCCGTGCAACGCTTGAATCACTAGCTTATCAAACAAGAGATGTATTAAGTGCGATGGAAGCAGATTCTGGAATTACATTAAAAACATTGCGTGTAGACGGGGGAGCAGTTAAGAATAATTTCTTAATGCAGTTCCAAAGTGATGTGTTAAACGTTCCGGTTGAACGTCCTCAAGTGAATGAAACAACGGCTCTTGGGGCAGCATATTTAGCGGGTCTTGCGGTCGGCTACTGGAAAGATTGCGATGAAATTGCGCAGCAGTGGAATATGGAAAAATCTTTCGAACCAAATATGGAAGAAGAAAAGCGTGAAGAATTATATAGCGGCTGGAAAAAAGCCGTATATGCAACAATGGCTTTTAAGTAA
- a CDS encoding carbon-nitrogen hydrolase family protein, giving the protein MSTIDLSKFEKKMIIRNIKPDDIDEILALQKLSFPGMDPWKKEQLESHLAIFPEGQICAEYDGEIIGSCSSLIVNFDEYDDQHTWDDITDEGYITNHNPEGYNLYGIEVMVHPKYRGMKIGRRLYEARKDLARELNLKSIIIGGRIPNYHKHSAEMSPREYVEQVIHHKIYDPVLSFQLMNGFTLMRINPGYLPDDLASNKYATLMEWNNVDYVRRSKRHFKTSFPVRICVVQYMMKQINSFEEFATQVEYYTDVAYDAKADFCVFPEIFTTQLMSFLNEKIPSKAVQRVAEYTEEYIELFTNLAVKYNVNIIGGSHFVEEDNGDIFNIAYLFRRDGTIEKQYKVHITPNERKWWGISPGDKVEVFDTDCGKIAIQICYDIEFPELARIATDKGANIIFTPFCTEDRQGYLRVRYCSQARAIENQIYTVIAGTVGNLPETENMDIQYAQSAIFAPSDFEFARDGIVGECNPNIEMVVIGDVDLEILRRQRQSGTVRQLKDRRHDVYNIKYKK; this is encoded by the coding sequence ATGTCTACAATAGATTTATCAAAATTCGAGAAAAAAATGATTATTCGTAACATCAAACCGGACGATATAGATGAAATTTTAGCACTTCAAAAGCTATCATTCCCGGGAATGGATCCGTGGAAAAAAGAACAGCTTGAAAGTCACCTGGCCATTTTTCCAGAAGGACAAATATGTGCAGAGTACGACGGGGAAATTATCGGATCTTGTTCAAGCTTGATTGTGAACTTTGATGAGTACGATGATCAGCATACGTGGGACGATATTACAGACGAAGGATACATTACAAATCATAACCCGGAAGGCTACAATCTGTATGGAATTGAAGTAATGGTTCATCCAAAGTATCGCGGCATGAAAATAGGACGCCGCTTATATGAAGCGCGTAAAGATTTAGCACGTGAATTGAACCTGAAAAGTATCATCATCGGAGGAAGAATTCCTAATTACCATAAGCATTCAGCTGAAATGTCGCCTAGAGAATATGTAGAGCAAGTTATTCATCATAAAATTTATGATCCAGTGTTATCTTTTCAGCTAATGAACGGATTTACGCTTATGCGTATAAACCCTGGTTATCTTCCTGATGATCTAGCTTCTAATAAGTATGCAACGTTGATGGAATGGAACAACGTAGATTACGTTCGCCGTTCAAAACGTCATTTTAAAACATCATTCCCAGTGCGTATTTGTGTTGTTCAGTATATGATGAAACAGATCAATTCATTTGAAGAGTTTGCAACACAGGTAGAATATTATACAGATGTTGCTTATGATGCAAAAGCCGACTTCTGCGTATTCCCGGAAATTTTCACAACTCAGCTAATGTCTTTCTTGAATGAAAAGATCCCAAGCAAAGCGGTTCAGCGCGTAGCAGAATATACCGAAGAGTACATTGAGCTATTTACTAACTTAGCGGTTAAATATAACGTAAATATTATTGGAGGATCCCACTTTGTCGAAGAAGATAATGGAGATATCTTTAATATTGCCTATCTATTCCGCCGAGATGGAACAATTGAAAAGCAGTACAAAGTGCATATTACACCTAATGAAAGAAAATGGTGGGGAATTAGCCCAGGAGACAAAGTTGAAGTGTTTGATACAGATTGCGGTAAAATTGCGATCCAAATTTGCTATGACATTGAATTTCCGGAGCTTGCTCGTATTGCTACCGATAAAGGTGCAAATATTATTTTTACACCATTCTGTACGGAAGACCGTCAAGGCTATCTGCGCGTAAGATACTGCTCTCAGGCGCGCGCGATCGAAAACCAAATTTATACGGTTATCGCAGGTACAGTTGGAAACCTGCCTGAAACAGAAAACATGGATATTCAGTACGCTCAGTCTGCTATTTTTGCACCGTCTGACTTTGAATTTGCACGAGACGGTATTGTAGGAGAATGTAATCCTAATATTGAAATGGTGGTTATTGGAGATGTAGATTTAGAAATTCTTCGTCGCCAGCGTCAATCAGGAACGGTTCGTCAATTAAAAGACCGACGCCATGACGTTTACAATATTAAATATAAAAAATAA
- a CDS encoding glycerol-3-phosphate responsive antiterminator, translating into MSFHGQSVLPAVRDMKQLEKFLVSNYEYGVLLDNQVGMLKGIMKEVHKHEKKLIIHLDLIHGLKHDEYAVDFLCQEFKPAGIISTRTNVILKAKQRGIYAIQRVFLLDSTALKKSYELMKKVKPDYIELLPGIVPTLIQEVKAETGIPVLAGGLIRTEKEVRNALGAGASAVTTSNRELWSIST; encoded by the coding sequence ATGAGTTTTCATGGACAATCGGTATTACCCGCTGTTCGAGATATGAAGCAATTGGAAAAGTTTTTAGTAAGTAATTATGAGTACGGAGTTCTTTTAGATAATCAAGTGGGCATGCTAAAAGGAATTATGAAAGAGGTCCATAAGCATGAAAAGAAGCTAATCATTCATTTAGATTTAATTCATGGCTTAAAGCACGATGAGTATGCGGTTGATTTTTTGTGTCAGGAGTTTAAGCCTGCGGGGATTATTTCGACAAGAACAAACGTCATTTTAAAAGCTAAACAAAGAGGGATCTATGCCATTCAACGGGTCTTTTTATTAGACAGCACGGCTTTGAAGAAAAGCTACGAGTTAATGAAGAAAGTAAAACCCGATTATATTGAGCTTCTTCCTGGAATTGTGCCCACTTTAATCCAAGAAGTCAAAGCTGAAACAGGCATTCCAGTGTTAGCTGGAGGTTTAATACGAACAGAAAAAGAAGTTCGTAATGCTTTAGGAGCCGGGGCTTCTGCTGTTACAACATCAAATAGAGAACTGTGGAGTATTTCAACTTAA
- a CDS encoding phospho-sugar mutase, with the protein MSWKETYTSWINHPNLDPELRQNLDAIKGDEKQLEDSFYKTLEFGTGGMRGEIGAGTNRMNTYTIRKASEGFAEYIKQAGEEAIKQGVVIAYDSRHKSPEFAMEAAKTLASHGIKTYVFEELRPTPELSFAVRELNAFGGIVITASHNPPEYNGYKVYGPDGGQLPPKEADELVGFVNAVENELTLAVQSEAELKEKGLIEMIGSAIDEAYNEKLKTILINPELASKTGKDLKVVFTPLHGTANKPVRNALQSIGYENVTVIEEQELPDPNFSTVKSPNPEEPAAFEYAVRKGKEIDADILIATDPDADRLGIAVKDPSGEYALLTGNQTGALLLHYLLSQKKEKGVLPANGVVLKTIVTSEIGAQIARSFGLQVVDTLTGFKFIGEKIKQYEQTGEYTFQFGYEESYGYLIGDFARDKDAVQAAILAVEACAYYKKQGMTLYEALQQVFTKYGFYREGLKSLTLKGKEGSEQIQHILATFRNEPPTDIAGLNVSVVEDYTLSERQHIKAGKVEEITLPKSNVLKYILEDGSWFCLRPSGTEPKVKFYFGVVSEDEATSIAHLEAVQTAVMGEVERVLDKVKTV; encoded by the coding sequence ATGAGTTGGAAAGAAACGTATACATCTTGGATTAATCATCCAAATTTAGATCCTGAATTACGTCAAAATTTAGACGCAATCAAAGGTGATGAAAAACAATTAGAAGATAGTTTTTACAAAACATTGGAATTTGGAACAGGCGGAATGCGTGGGGAAATTGGAGCGGGTACAAACCGTATGAATACGTATACAATCCGAAAAGCTTCCGAAGGCTTTGCTGAGTACATTAAACAAGCTGGCGAAGAAGCTATCAAGCAAGGCGTAGTCATTGCGTATGATTCTCGCCACAAATCGCCTGAATTTGCGATGGAAGCAGCAAAAACATTAGCAAGTCACGGAATTAAAACGTATGTATTTGAAGAGCTAAGACCAACACCTGAACTTTCATTTGCAGTGCGTGAGTTAAACGCATTTGGAGGTATTGTTATTACAGCGAGCCACAATCCTCCTGAATATAACGGATACAAAGTATATGGTCCAGACGGTGGTCAGCTGCCGCCAAAAGAAGCTGATGAACTAGTTGGCTTTGTAAATGCTGTGGAAAATGAACTTACATTAGCTGTTCAATCTGAAGCGGAGCTAAAAGAAAAAGGTCTTATTGAAATGATTGGTTCAGCGATTGACGAAGCATACAATGAGAAACTAAAAACGATTTTAATTAATCCAGAGCTAGCTTCTAAAACAGGTAAAGACTTAAAGGTAGTTTTTACACCTCTACATGGTACAGCTAATAAGCCAGTTCGCAACGCGCTTCAATCCATCGGTTACGAAAATGTCACGGTTATCGAAGAACAAGAACTTCCTGATCCAAATTTCTCGACGGTTAAATCTCCGAATCCTGAAGAGCCAGCTGCATTTGAATATGCTGTTCGTAAAGGAAAAGAAATTGATGCAGATATCTTAATCGCAACGGATCCAGATGCAGACCGTTTAGGAATTGCTGTCAAAGATCCAAGCGGCGAATATGCGTTATTAACAGGAAACCAAACGGGCGCTTTATTGCTTCACTATTTGCTTTCTCAAAAGAAAGAAAAAGGCGTGCTGCCTGCTAATGGCGTTGTGTTAAAAACGATTGTAACGTCAGAAATCGGCGCACAAATTGCTCGTTCATTTGGACTGCAAGTTGTTGACACTCTAACAGGTTTTAAATTTATCGGTGAAAAAATTAAGCAATATGAGCAAACGGGCGAGTATACATTCCAATTCGGTTATGAAGAAAGCTACGGCTATTTAATTGGTGACTTTGCTCGTGACAAAGACGCTGTACAAGCAGCCATTCTAGCAGTAGAAGCTTGTGCTTATTATAAAAAGCAGGGCATGACGCTATATGAAGCGCTTCAGCAAGTATTTACTAAATATGGTTTCTATCGTGAAGGTCTGAAATCTTTAACGCTTAAAGGAAAAGAAGGATCTGAGCAAATTCAGCATATTTTGGCTACATTTAGAAATGAACCTCCTACTGACATTGCGGGATTAAATGTTTCGGTTGTAGAGGATTATACATTAAGTGAGCGTCAGCATATTAAAGCAGGAAAAGTAGAAGAAATTACATTACCAAAATCAAATGTATTAAAATATATCTTAGAAGACGGTTCTTGGTTCTGCCTTCGTCCGTCTGGTACAGAGCCAAAGGTGAAGTTCTATTTTGGCGTCGTGTCAGAAGATGAAGCAACGAGCATTGCCCATTTAGAAGCTGTACAAACAGCTGTAATGGGTGAAGTAGAACGTGTATTAGATAAAGTGAAAACGGTATAA
- a CDS encoding MIP/aquaporin family protein, whose translation MQAFLGEIIGTMILIILGAGVCAGVNLKKSFAANSGWIVITMGWGMAVAMAAYAVGNMSGAHLNPALTVALAITGDFPWSQVPMYILAQFIGAILGATVVYLHYLPHWKETKDAGTKLGVFATGPAIANPFANVLSEAIGTFVLVVGILAIGANKFTDGLNPLVVGFLIVSIGLSLGGTTGYAINPARDLGPRIAHAILPIPGKGSSNWKYAWVPVVGPLVGGSIGAVFYQAAFLNKMSSSLWVVLSLALIVLAVIYAVSKQKAAQIQSAVVPKK comes from the coding sequence ATGCAAGCATTCTTAGGAGAAATAATTGGAACAATGATTTTAATTATCCTTGGCGCTGGTGTATGTGCGGGCGTCAATTTAAAAAAATCGTTTGCTGCTAATTCAGGATGGATCGTTATCACAATGGGATGGGGAATGGCAGTAGCGATGGCAGCATATGCGGTTGGTAATATGAGTGGGGCACACTTAAATCCAGCGTTAACCGTAGCGCTTGCTATTACAGGTGATTTTCCGTGGTCACAAGTACCGATGTACATCTTAGCTCAGTTTATTGGAGCCATTCTTGGTGCAACAGTTGTTTATTTACACTATCTTCCACACTGGAAAGAAACAAAAGATGCTGGTACAAAATTAGGCGTATTCGCAACGGGACCAGCAATTGCTAACCCATTTGCAAACGTTTTAAGTGAGGCAATTGGAACGTTTGTATTAGTTGTAGGAATCTTAGCAATTGGAGCAAATAAATTTACAGATGGATTAAATCCTTTAGTAGTAGGATTTTTAATCGTAAGTATTGGTTTATCATTAGGAGGAACAACAGGCTATGCCATCAACCCTGCTCGTGATTTAGGACCTCGTATTGCTCATGCTATCTTGCCGATACCTGGCAAAGGCAGCTCGAACTGGAAATATGCTTGGGTGCCAGTAGTGGGTCCCTTAGTAGGCGGATCAATCGGGGCAGTATTTTACCAAGCGGCATTTTTAAATAAAATGTCAAGCAGCTTATGGGTTGTTTTAAGTCTAGCGCTGATTGTTTTAGCAGTTATCTACGCTGTTTCTAAACAAAAGGCAGCACAGATTCAATCAGCAGTAGTACCGAAAAAATGA
- a CDS encoding biotin transporter BioY — MSTKRFRTLDLTLAGMFAALMAIGANITSWAPFLQVGGVPLSLQPFFVILAGLLLGSRMGSISMIVYVLIGIAGAPVFAQFKAGIGILFGSTGGFLLSYIVAAFITGKIMEMRGKPTFSIFLISSLVGIAVIYLIGTTYMYVAVNYWLEAPAMTYAAAWKIMSWFAVKDLIFTVLGAMLAPRIYKALRSSSYLSNTQSNKVS; from the coding sequence ATGAGTACTAAAAGGTTTCGCACATTAGATTTAACGCTAGCTGGTATGTTTGCAGCTCTTATGGCTATTGGTGCAAACATTACTTCTTGGGCACCTTTTTTACAAGTAGGCGGCGTGCCTCTTTCACTTCAGCCTTTTTTTGTTATATTAGCAGGACTTTTACTTGGGAGCCGAATGGGTTCTATTTCGATGATTGTATACGTATTAATTGGCATTGCCGGCGCTCCGGTATTTGCTCAATTTAAAGCAGGAATTGGCATTTTATTTGGAAGCACCGGCGGCTTTTTGCTTTCTTATATTGTAGCTGCATTTATCACGGGAAAAATTATGGAAATGCGCGGCAAGCCAACTTTTTCTATCTTTTTAATTTCATCGCTAGTTGGTATTGCAGTTATTTATTTAATTGGTACTACGTATATGTATGTAGCGGTTAATTACTGGCTTGAAGCTCCTGCAATGACATATGCAGCCGCTTGGAAGATTATGTCGTGGTTTGCGGTAAAGGATCTTATTTTTACTGTTCTTGGGGCTATGCTTGCTCCGAGAATTTATAAAGCCCTACGATCTTCTTCATATTTGTCAAATACGCAATCAAATAAAGTATCATAA